A genome region from Sardina pilchardus chromosome 22, fSarPil1.1, whole genome shotgun sequence includes the following:
- the LOC134070586 gene encoding uncharacterized protein LOC134070586, which yields MAHANSKSPAAKERTTSQVNILSSAEDIDGDLTHRALVTLGSPSLNLDLRAEILKAVRDAATAQHNALMVNIEGMRTEFMKTMKSRQEERDIKLSLLLEGRQTRVTEMEKWKKAKKDISITEDNGGSAAAVLKNAIVQLPRMIHTLDHFRMAELEQQNQREEEEDCVELEAWRKQHAHLATTFKQQSADTLARVSQLWKEATDEKNGMHKKNSDIVDILVQEAPQEKTTLAPAISTENAVTLALPSKLPPLPSKLPPLASKVAHLPARLPPLNPGLRRAFCNPVAPLPPIHSFKYEKEELEVVSISEHSTKSAVSEHVTLDADQSSEATSTWSSETESLAAGDSVVEQEKKKTRSIKERFFHFLRKLNCCKAQED from the exons AATCACCAGCTGCCAAAGAGAGAACAACCTCCCAGGTAAACATCCTATCCAGTGCAGAGGACATCGATGGG GACCTGACTCATAGAGCCCTTGTCACTCTTGGCTCACCAAGCCTTAATTTGGACCTCAGGGCTGAGATTCTGAAGGCTGTGCGGGATGCTGCCACAGCTCAACATAATGCTTTGATGGTCAACATTGAGGGCATGAGGACAGAGTTCATGAAGACCATGAAGAGCAGACAGGAGGAAAGAGATATTAAGCTGTCTCTCCTGCTGGAGGGTAGGCAGACCAGAGtcacagagatggagaaatggaAGAAGGCAAAGAAGGACATCTCCATCACTGAGGACAATGGAGGAAGTGCTGCTGCAGTGCTCAAGAACGCCATTGTTCAATTACCCAGGATGATACATACCCTGGATCATTTCAGAATGGCAGAGCTCGAGCAGCAAaatcagagagaggaagaggaggactgcGTGGAGCTTGAAGCTTGGAGGAAGCAACATGCCCACCTGGCCACCACGTTTAAGCAGCAGAGCGCAGACACATTGGCCAGAGTCTCTCAGCTCTGGAAGGAAGCAACAGATGAAAAAAATGGAATGCACAAGAAAAAT AGTGACATTGTTGACATACTTGTGCAAGAGGCTCCCCAGGAGAAGACCACCCTAGCTCCTGCCATTTCAACTGAG AATGCTGTGACACTGGCTCTGCCATCAAAACTCCCTCCTCTGCCATCCAAGCTACCTCCTCTGGCATCCAAGGTAGCCCATTTGCCAGCAAGGCTCCCCCCTCTGAACCCAGGCCTTCGCAGAGCATTCTGCAACCCAGTTGCCCCTCTGCCtcccatccattcattcaaataTGAAAAAGAGGAGCTAGAGGTCGTAAGTATTTCAGAGCATTCCACAAAG agTGCTGTGTCCGAGCACGTGACTCTGGATGCTGATCAAAGTTCAGAGGCTACCAGCACATGGTCCTCTGAGACTGAGTCCCTAGCAGCAGGTGACAGCGTGGTAGagcaggagaagaaaaagactAGAAGCATTAAAGAGAG GTTTTTCCATTTCCTCCGAAAGTTGAACTGCTGCAAAGCCCAAGAGGACTAG